In the Candidatus Bathyarchaeia archaeon genome, TTCGTTGATAGGATGGAAACCCTGATGGAGGAGGTCTCTCCGAACTTGAAGGCTGTGACAGGGGCTACGCTGGGAGCGCGACTGATAGCCTTGGCTGGAGGGCTTGAGAGGCTGTCCAGGTTTCCAGCTAGCACCGTGCAGGTTTTGGGAGCTGAAAAAGCTCTCTTCCGATCTCTAAAAACTGGAACTCGCCCCCCAAAACATGGCATAATATTCCAACACCACCTAATTCATAAGGCGCCTAGATGGCAGCGTGGGAAGATCTCACGGGTTCTCGCCGCCAAGGCGGCCATAGCGGCGAGGATCGACGCCTTCACCGGTTCTTATATAGGGGAGAAGCTGAAGGCTGACCTCGAGAAACGAATCAGCGAGATTGGCGAGAAATATAAGACGCCGCCGAAACGTCCTCAGAGGTTTAAGGGTAGTGGAAGAGGGAAAGGAGGTAAAAGTTGAGCCGCCATCGAGTGGTGTCTCATGAACGAATTGAAGGTGTCTTCTGGGTGACGCAACCGGACGGCACTAAAAAGCTTGCCACAATCAATCTAGCCCTTGGGAGGAGCGTCTACGGCGAGAAAATTTTACAATTTAAGGGCCGCGAATATAGGCTATGGGATCCTTACCGAAGTAAACTTGCTGCGGCTATTCACCGCGGCCTCGACTCTGTCCCTCTATGGCGGGGAGAGAAGGTTTTATACTTAGGGGCTGCGAGTGGAACGACTGCGAGTCATATATCGGACATTATAGGTCTTGAGGGGAGGATCTACTGTGTGGAGTTCTCTCAGAGGGTTATGAGGGAGCTTATGGGTCATGTTGCCGCTTATCGCCCTAACATTATACCTATACTTGCTGACGCTAGGAAGCCAGAGGATTACAGGATGACTGTTGAGCGCGTAGATTTGATATATTGCGACATAGCACAGCCTGAGCAGGCTAAAATTCTGGCGGATAACTCCGACATTTTCCTTAAGGATGGAGGTTGGATCATGTTAGCCATCAAAGCGAGCAGCATCGATGCCACCAAGGCGCCCTCTGAGATCTTCCGGCGTGAAATAGCCACCTTGGAGAACCGAGGCTTTCTTGGGTTGAGGCAGATAAGCTTAGAGCCATATGACAAGGCGCATCTGATGGTGGTCGCCCAGTATAGGCGGAGAAGTAGAGAGGAATGAGCCGCGACATATCTGAGCAGGTTTTGCGCAGGTTATTCCGGGAGGAGGTGAGGAAACTCAACCTCCATCTACCGCGGAGCCGTAAGTCTTTGAAGCAATTGTTGAATGAAAAGGATCCTCAAGTGGATTCCTTAGGTGGGGAGAAGCTCTTATTCAAACGGAGGGATCTTGAGGAGGCGGCTAAGATTGTCCCGGAGAACTACCATGCCTCCCTAATGTTGCCGCTTGTGTTGGTGCGTAGGATGGCGATGGGTGAAGGCGTTTTCACCGTTACGGGGGGGCGTTTAGAGAAGATCTTCGTGAGGAAAGTCTTAGGCTTAACCGATAAGGGATTCGAGGACGAGGCAGCTGAGAACCGGCATGAGGTCTACCTTTACAGGATACAAATTCAAGAGCTACTCAACAGATTTGACTCGTTAGTTATAATTGGATTCGGCGTCCCCGACGACCTCCTAAGAGAGTAGCCTCAACTGCGCAGTCGAGACATAATGCTTTAGGCAAGTTCAGTCTGTCGTCTTAGAACTTCCTCCTTTATCCTACGAGCGGTCTCCCAAGATTTCCGGACGAAGTCTGGGTAATCGTTGTGTTCGCGCAGCCACTTCCGCAGGAAGTTTAAAGTTAAAGGGTCATGGGGGTAGCCGTTCCCCATCTCACCATAAATTCTGGTGAGATCGTTGAGTGCACGGTCCCTCCTCGTTTTGGCAAGGATGGACGCCGCGCCAACCACGACATATTTCCTGTCAGCTTTATGCTCTGAGATCACTCTCACAGGGAGGGGAAGGAAGCTCTCGATTTGACGGCCAAACCTTTCCGCTGAAATGTCTGAGGCGTCCACGTATGCGATGTCAGGTCGTAACTCTTCTATCACTTTTGCCATAGCCTTGGCTTCCAAGTAGTTGAGCTTGAAAAACTTCTTACTGTTGAGAACGTAGGCGTCGATCTCCTTGGGTTGGATCTCCACGTATGCGACCTTCAGAGCTATCTCCTCTATCTTGGTGGCTAAGATTAGCCTTTGGGCGGGTGTTAGAAGTTTGGAGTCTCTGACGCCTATAGCCTTCAATCTTTCAAGGTCGCTGCTCTTCACAAGGACGCCGGCTATGAGGAGTGGGCCGATAACTGGACCCGTGGGGAGGCTTTGGTTTGGCCCTCAGCCTTCTCCCCGCATCGTCCACCCCACAGACCTTCTCTTCACCTGTCGTACCTAACCCTCCCTTCCCTATGTTCTCGTTAAACTATTAGATAGCCCTGTAGGTTATAGTTTGCGGCTTACCCGCCTCAACAGACCGCGATGCCATCTCAACGATCTCAACGGCTCTGATCCCATCCACCCCTGATGCCACTGGCTCATCTCCATTTGTTATGCTCTGGATAAAATTCTTCAACTCAACTTCGAGGGGTTCCAACCAGATCAACGGCTCTATAAGAGTTGCATCTCTAGGGTCGCGGCTATATTTTGGTCTGCCATCCTCGCTCACAAATGGGCTAAGAACATCTACCGCGCTTATCCGCCATACAAGTTGGGGTATATAGGATAGAATCGCGACGCCCTCGCTGCCGGTTACTTGGAGTTGGCGGATCTTGTTTATTCTCTCCCCTGCAGGCTTCAACCACTCTGCTACAAGGTAGGCGCTCAAGTCTCCTCTGAACCTTAGGAGAATCTCTACACTCGTCTCCCGACCTTCCAGACGCCCTTCATTTTGGTTGGGAACTTCAGCGTAGACCCTTACCGGGTTTTGGCCCGTAATGAACCTTATAGTATCTACGTCGTGGATTGCAGTGTCCAAAGTTACGCCTATGCTGTTCGCCGTAGGTGCCCATGGAGATATTCGTGTGGCGGAAATGAATCGTGTAACACCGAGGCTTCCGGTGTCGATTAAGTCCTTCAATTTGAGAACTCCGCTGTTGAACCTTTCGATGAAGCCAACCATAAGGCAGAGTCCTCTCTTCTTAGCCTCCCTATATACCTCAACAGCTTGGGATGATGTTAAAGCCATGGGCTTCTCCACCAGCACATGTTTACCAGCCTTAATCGCCTCCAATGCGAGGTTGTAGTGGGTTTGGGGGGGCGTACATATATTGAGGGCGTCTACGTCCTCTCTCTGTAGGAGGGATGCCATGTCGGTATACCATGCAACCTTATACATTTCACCATAGTATTTGGCGCGGCTTTCATCGATGTCACAGATGGCTTTTAGAGTGCAGAGCTGTTTAAGTCTACTGTAGACCCGGAGGTAGTTCTTCCCCCAGCCGCCAACACCGATAACCGCCACCTTAACCTTTGACAGAGCCCTACGCCCCAGCCGCTTTAAAAGGGTGAATATCCAGATGAGTTACCTATAAAATAAACTTAACCGGTTTCTGTTGCGGCACCGCAGCATGTGCGGTTTGGTGTGAGACCGTTAGATTTGTAGCGTCTACTCACGTGATGATTCAAAGAGAAATCTCGGTTGAGGGGGTTGAAGGTTTGTGTGGCTGTTGCGACTAGGATAAGGGCCCGTGTGGATGAGTTTGAGGCTTGGAGCCGGGAGCAGGATTTGAACCTGCGTAGAGCGGGTCTGCAGCCCGCCGCCTAGCCGCTCGGCCATCCCGGCCTGCGAACGCTCATAACGGTGTCATAGATATAAACCTTTTTTCCTCCCGTCCAATCTAATTTTTTGGGGTTTTCTGTAGGCTGCCCAAAGGTGGTCGCTGGTTGCATTTTGAGGCGTCTTCGGCACATATCGTGAGCCCAAGGAGCCTGCATAAACATGTTTGAGCATCTTGGGCTTATTATCCGCATATCATCGGCTCGTTTGCGAGTAACTTGTATAATGTGTCTAGATTCGATTTTATTCCTAAAATTTTATTGATCTCCTCGTCGATGATTTTTCTCGTCTCAGGGTAAGCAAATTCTTTAGGGAGAGCTTTAAATTCAGAT is a window encoding:
- the rnhB gene encoding ribonuclease HII, encoding MGPLLIAGVLVKSSDLERLKAIGVRDSKLLTPAQRLILATKIEEIALKVAYVEIQPKEIDAYVLNSKKFFKLNYLEAKAMAKVIEELRPDIAYVDASDISAERFGRQIESFLPLPVRVISEHKADRKYVVVGAASILAKTRRDRALNDLTRIYGEMGNGYPHDPLTLNFLRKWLREHNDYPDFVRKSWETARRIKEEVLRRQTELA
- a CDS encoding Gfo/Idh/MocA family oxidoreductase translates to MAVIGVGGWGKNYLRVYSRLKQLCTLKAICDIDESRAKYYGEMYKVAWYTDMASLLQREDVDALNICTPPQTHYNLALEAIKAGKHVLVEKPMALTSSQAVEVYREAKKRGLCLMVGFIERFNSGVLKLKDLIDTGSLGVTRFISATRISPWAPTANSIGVTLDTAIHDVDTIRFITGQNPVRVYAEVPNQNEGRLEGRETSVEILLRFRGDLSAYLVAEWLKPAGERINKIRQLQVTGSEGVAILSYIPQLVWRISAVDVLSPFVSEDGRPKYSRDPRDATLIEPLIWLEPLEVELKNFIQSITNGDEPVASGVDGIRAVEIVEMASRSVEAGKPQTITYRAI
- a CDS encoding DUF61 family protein; the protein is MRRLFREEVRKLNLHLPRSRKSLKQLLNEKDPQVDSLGGEKLLFKRRDLEEAAKIVPENYHASLMLPLVLVRRMAMGEGVFTVTGGRLEKIFVRKVLGLTDKGFEDEAAENRHEVYLYRIQIQELLNRFDSLVIIGFGVPDDLLRE
- a CDS encoding fibrillarin-like rRNA/tRNA 2'-O-methyltransferase, which encodes MSRHRVVSHERIEGVFWVTQPDGTKKLATINLALGRSVYGEKILQFKGREYRLWDPYRSKLAAAIHRGLDSVPLWRGEKVLYLGAASGTTASHISDIIGLEGRIYCVEFSQRVMRELMGHVAAYRPNIIPILADARKPEDYRMTVERVDLIYCDIAQPEQAKILADNSDIFLKDGGWIMLAIKASSIDATKAPSEIFRREIATLENRGFLGLRQISLEPYDKAHLMVVAQYRRRSREE